A genomic region of Planococcus kocurii contains the following coding sequences:
- a CDS encoding GrpB family protein: MREVVVLPYDEQWVSLFVKEATKLKGMLGEEVVSIHHFGSTSIPELQAKPVIDILAIVKEITLVDTYTNQLRGLGYEGKGENGIPGRRYFQKGGDERTHHLHIYQIGSLEIKRHLAFRDYLRTHSVARKEYGELKSRLSQKFPYDIESYIQGKEQLALKIQKEALEWLSKKPQ; encoded by the coding sequence TTGAGAGAAGTTGTAGTTTTGCCATACGATGAACAATGGGTGTCCTTATTTGTCAAAGAGGCAACTAAGTTAAAGGGAATGTTAGGCGAAGAGGTTGTTTCGATTCATCATTTTGGCAGTACATCCATTCCAGAATTACAAGCTAAGCCGGTCATAGACATATTAGCTATAGTCAAAGAAATCACTTTAGTAGATACCTATACTAATCAATTACGCGGCTTAGGGTATGAAGGAAAAGGCGAAAATGGAATTCCAGGACGCAGGTATTTTCAAAAAGGAGGAGATGAACGGACGCATCATCTCCATATTTATCAAATCGGAAGTCTTGAAATTAAAAGACATTTAGCATTTCGCGATTATCTTCGCACTCATTCGGTTGCTAGGAAAGAATATGGAGAATTAAAAAGCCGTTTGAGTCAGAAGTTTCCGTACGACATCGAATCCTATATCCAGGGAAAAGAGCAACTGGCTTTAAAAATTCAAAAAGAAGCTTTAGAATGGCTCTCAAAAAAGCCGCAATAA
- the lepB gene encoding signal peptidase I, which produces MDQTKKEKNELWEWGKALFVALAVAGLIRFFLFAPVVVDGESMMPTLENEDRMLVNKIGYFIGEPERSDIVVFHATKDKDYIKRVIGVPGDYVAYENDQLYINVKAQGEPYLSSLKEQYNLGSGTLTEDFTLEGLTELDKIPEGYVFVLGDNRRSSTDSRIIGLVPITNITGSTNYVFWPLNEMGFVE; this is translated from the coding sequence GTGGATCAGACAAAAAAAGAGAAAAATGAACTTTGGGAGTGGGGAAAAGCGCTCTTTGTTGCTTTAGCAGTCGCTGGACTCATTCGTTTTTTCTTATTCGCCCCAGTTGTTGTCGATGGAGAATCAATGATGCCGACACTTGAAAATGAGGATCGAATGTTGGTGAACAAAATTGGTTATTTCATCGGAGAACCTGAACGATCCGATATTGTGGTGTTTCATGCGACAAAAGACAAAGATTATATTAAACGAGTAATTGGCGTTCCGGGAGATTATGTAGCCTACGAGAATGATCAGCTGTACATAAATGTGAAAGCTCAAGGTGAACCGTATTTATCTTCTCTTAAGGAGCAATATAACTTGGGAAGTGGGACGCTAACAGAAGATTTTACACTTGAAGGACTTACAGAACTGGACAAGATTCCTGAAGGTTATGTCTTCGTTTTAGGCGATAATCGTCGAAGTAGCACCGATAGTCGAATTATTGGTCTCGTGCCGATAACGAATATAACCGGTAGCACTAATTACGTCTTTTGGCCATTGAATGAAATGGGCTTTGTGGAATAA
- the bsh gene encoding choloylglycine hydrolase, producing MCTSLTYSTKDHYFGRNLDLNLSYGESVTITPRHFPFEFRKVKAAPHHYALIGMAVVVDNYPLYFEATNEKGLSMAGLNFPDNAYFFSAVEGKDNVSPFEFIPWILGQCASITDAKKLLANLNLVNINFSEDLPLSPLHWIIADQTQSIVVESVAEGLQIYDNPVGVLTNNPPFDYHLLNLTNYRHLSTTTPANTFSSQLELGIHSLGMGGLGLPGDLSSPSRFVRAAFAKSNSVAGDSEAESVSQFFHLLKSVAYAKGLCEAGEGKFEYTIYSSCCNVDKGIYYYTTYENSQITAVQMNNEDLDGAQLTAYPLVNKEQINIIN from the coding sequence ATGTGCACATCCCTAACGTATTCAACGAAAGATCATTATTTTGGGCGTAACTTGGATTTGAATTTATCGTATGGTGAATCGGTCACGATCACACCTAGACATTTCCCATTTGAATTTAGAAAAGTGAAGGCTGCACCACATCATTACGCTTTGATTGGGATGGCGGTTGTAGTGGACAACTATCCTTTGTATTTTGAGGCTACGAATGAAAAAGGGTTGAGCATGGCGGGGTTAAACTTTCCGGACAATGCGTATTTCTTTTCAGCAGTAGAAGGCAAAGACAATGTGTCTCCATTTGAATTTATCCCGTGGATTCTTGGGCAATGCGCATCGATTACAGATGCAAAAAAGCTATTAGCAAACTTGAACCTTGTGAACATTAATTTTAGTGAGGACTTACCGCTGTCGCCGCTCCATTGGATCATTGCAGATCAAACCCAGTCCATTGTTGTGGAATCGGTAGCGGAAGGATTACAGATTTACGACAACCCAGTGGGCGTGCTGACAAACAACCCGCCTTTTGATTATCACTTGCTGAATTTAACAAACTACCGCCATCTCTCTACAACTACACCTGCAAATACGTTTTCCTCACAACTAGAGCTGGGTATACACAGCCTTGGCATGGGAGGACTTGGGCTTCCGGGAGACTTGTCGTCACCTTCTCGCTTTGTCCGCGCGGCTTTTGCGAAATCAAATTCGGTAGCGGGTGATTCAGAAGCAGAAAGCGTCAGCCAATTTTTTCATCTCTTAAAATCGGTCGCCTATGCAAAAGGGTTGTGCGAAGCAGGCGAAGGAAAATTTGAATACACGATTTATTCTTCTTGTTGCAATGTGGATAAAGGAATATATTATTACACGACTTATGAAAATAGCCAAATTACGGCCGTACAAATGAACAACGAAGATTTGGATGGTGCTCAATTGACTGCGTATCCACTCGTCAATAAAGAGCAAATCAATATTATCAATTAA
- a CDS encoding LysR family transcriptional regulator — translation MDLRLEVFLKVVEKKNFSKAAEALHMTQPAVSQYIRSLEELTGVKLLERTNKYVRLNKAGEIVYHHAIEIKELYTKMNHLLEDLTHKASGSIAIGASYTFGEYLLPRIIAEAKEQYPDIKPTVTIGNTTTIAALVLSHQLDVGIVEGHFKEVPELKTEPFAEDRMVVVACADHVLTRQQKSITMPDLIKETWILRELGSGTREAAENVFKQFSMSPQSIMHFSSTQPIKAMIEAGMGISLLSEWAIQKELRYGDLKILNIKEMPYTRDFSIVTRSPFQTKALSAFLDLLRRHRGLNDFKIR, via the coding sequence ATGGATCTACGATTGGAAGTGTTTCTCAAGGTAGTTGAAAAGAAAAATTTTTCCAAAGCAGCCGAAGCGTTGCATATGACACAACCTGCCGTTAGTCAGTATATTCGGTCATTAGAAGAATTGACAGGAGTCAAATTGTTAGAACGAACCAATAAATACGTCAGGTTAAACAAAGCAGGCGAAATTGTTTATCATCATGCTATTGAAATCAAAGAACTTTATACAAAAATGAATCACCTTCTTGAAGACTTGACTCATAAAGCCAGCGGGTCGATTGCGATCGGGGCTAGTTATACATTTGGAGAATACTTATTACCACGCATTATTGCAGAAGCAAAAGAACAATACCCAGACATTAAACCAACTGTGACGATTGGCAACACAACAACGATTGCAGCACTTGTACTCAGTCATCAGTTAGATGTGGGGATAGTAGAAGGTCATTTTAAAGAGGTGCCAGAATTGAAAACCGAACCATTTGCAGAAGATCGAATGGTAGTCGTTGCTTGTGCAGATCATGTGCTAACGCGCCAACAGAAGTCAATTACCATGCCAGACTTAATAAAAGAAACATGGATTTTAAGAGAACTTGGCTCGGGTACGAGAGAAGCAGCTGAAAATGTCTTCAAGCAATTTTCAATGTCTCCACAATCCATTATGCATTTCAGTAGTACACAGCCAATCAAAGCAATGATTGAAGCTGGTATGGGCATCAGTTTACTATCCGAGTGGGCGATTCAAAAAGAGCTGCGTTATGGCGATTTAAAAATCTTAAACATTAAAGAAATGCCGTATACCAGAGACTTTTCAATTGTCACGAGGTCACCTTTTCAAACAAAAGCACTTTCTGCCTTTCTTGATTTGTTGAGAAGACACAGAGGATTGAACGATTTCAAAATTCGTTAG
- a CDS encoding YeiH family protein: protein MSAYYQKLNRFNLNSSSPKTAWLGGMAFTFLIAFLGYLLAQVPGFDQIGQLACAIIIAVFYRQIFGYPNAIRSGITFSSKRLLRVAIILYGLKLNIDTVLSDGLWLLVRDLGVITFAILMTVWLAKRFKADKTISLLLGVGTGVCGAAAIAAIAPIIKAKDEDTAIGVGIIALMGTVFAISYTVIRPFLPLDDIEYGMWVGISLHEIAHVALAGAPAGEDGLAMALLGKLGRVFLLVPLCFIFIFMMKRKNKGEETTAKIEFPWFLLGFILLSILGSYVFGPVIPFPDALRDFVSTLTTWLLTAAMVGLGLNVSLRDLRERALLPLAAMTITSILLSILTYFIV, encoded by the coding sequence ATGTCTGCTTATTATCAAAAACTAAATCGTTTCAACTTGAATTCGTCATCCCCTAAAACTGCTTGGTTAGGCGGCATGGCATTCACATTTTTAATTGCTTTTCTCGGATATCTGTTAGCACAAGTACCTGGATTTGATCAAATTGGTCAGTTAGCCTGCGCGATTATCATTGCGGTTTTCTACCGTCAGATTTTTGGTTATCCGAATGCCATTCGTTCAGGTATCACATTTTCGTCCAAACGTTTATTGCGTGTTGCCATTATCTTATACGGACTAAAATTAAACATTGATACAGTTTTAAGTGATGGACTTTGGCTTTTAGTGCGTGATCTTGGTGTTATTACTTTCGCTATTTTAATGACGGTATGGCTAGCGAAACGCTTTAAAGCCGATAAAACCATTTCGTTATTGCTTGGTGTTGGTACCGGCGTGTGCGGAGCAGCTGCGATTGCAGCGATTGCACCAATTATTAAAGCAAAAGACGAAGATACAGCTATTGGGGTTGGAATTATCGCGTTGATGGGGACAGTATTCGCGATTTCTTATACAGTTATTCGTCCTTTTTTACCGCTTGACGACATTGAATACGGCATGTGGGTCGGCATAAGCCTTCATGAAATCGCCCATGTTGCATTAGCAGGTGCGCCAGCTGGAGAAGACGGATTAGCTATGGCTTTACTTGGAAAACTAGGGCGCGTCTTTTTACTTGTCCCTCTTTGCTTTATCTTTATTTTTATGATGAAACGCAAAAACAAAGGTGAAGAAACAACTGCAAAGATTGAATTTCCATGGTTCTTGCTTGGCTTTATCTTGTTGAGTATTTTAGGAAGTTATGTCTTTGGTCCCGTTATTCCTTTCCCCGATGCATTGCGTGACTTTGTATCGACATTGACAACCTGGTTATTGACGGCTGCAATGGTCGGGCTCGGCTTGAACGTCAGTTTGCGAGATTTGCGAGAACGTGCATTACTGCCGCTCGCCGCCATGACTATTACGTCAATTTTGCTGTCGATTCTTACGTATTTTATCGTTTGA
- a CDS encoding S-layer homology domain-containing protein, which yields MNIKKFLYTTTTVVLAVVALASPASAASTTSSHSFTDVGDRYAKAVDFLYAVELINGKSPTKFGTNDPLTRGDAAVILANTLFSTIENPKDAGFKDLNTRVRASVNALAEVGIVSGVTPTEFQPGAPLSRGAMAKFLSLAFELEEYQQQTPFSDVGGVFKPYIESLYGAQITAGKTPSTYGTHTQITRGEFANLLYKTIETTTDWLYYPEVADVKVTTVTSTTVTLTEPALADYTATEIADFLEFMVILEDGTEVPVEPTSFKLSADRLVLTIGHTKQNLTGKAGHFVVSDFDISFESPFNFKLK from the coding sequence TTGAACATTAAAAAATTCTTATACACAACTACAACTGTCGTACTTGCTGTCGTCGCTCTTGCTTCACCCGCATCAGCTGCATCAACTACTTCTTCACATTCTTTTACTGATGTCGGAGACCGCTACGCAAAAGCAGTAGATTTCTTATATGCGGTAGAACTTATTAACGGAAAAAGCCCAACGAAATTTGGTACCAATGATCCTTTGACGCGCGGAGACGCTGCTGTTATCCTCGCAAATACGTTGTTTTCAACTATTGAAAATCCAAAAGATGCAGGATTTAAAGATCTGAATACTCGTGTACGTGCCTCTGTAAATGCTCTTGCAGAAGTAGGAATTGTATCTGGAGTAACTCCAACTGAATTTCAACCTGGAGCCCCGTTAAGCCGAGGCGCGATGGCAAAGTTTCTATCTTTAGCATTTGAATTAGAAGAATACCAACAGCAAACACCATTTTCTGATGTAGGCGGCGTATTTAAGCCTTACATCGAGTCATTGTATGGCGCACAAATTACTGCCGGTAAAACACCATCAACTTATGGAACACATACACAAATTACTCGTGGAGAATTTGCAAACTTGCTTTATAAAACAATCGAAACAACTACAGATTGGTTATATTATCCAGAGGTTGCTGATGTTAAAGTGACTACAGTGACTTCTACTACGGTCACGTTAACAGAACCAGCATTGGCTGATTACACAGCTACTGAAATAGCTGACTTCTTGGAGTTTATGGTGATTCTCGAAGATGGAACTGAAGTACCTGTAGAACCAACTTCGTTCAAATTATCTGCGGATCGTTTAGTGTTGACCATTGGACATACGAAGCAAAACTTAACTGGAAAAGCGGGTCACTTTGTTGTGAGTGATTTTGATATTAGTTTCGAGTCACCATTTAACTTCAAATTGAAATAA
- a CDS encoding DMT family transporter, producing MKDKLLFSFLVILTTGLMGSSFVVAKIGLLYISPLLLAGIRFTIAGSIMMLFVRLFKRNHPQTVTTWGKIIIIGAIQTAGVMGAIFLSLRTITSGESAILTFMNPLLVVLIGTLALGMRYRVIQWLGVLVGFLGVFVTMGSHLDLQIGTLFGFSSAVFWSVGTLLIKKWGGSIDMWVLTAYQMLFGGIILLVGSFFLEVSYLVINPTSISILLWLSIPASIVQFTIWFYLLQKGDSGKVSAFLFLAPFFGIVSGWFVLGEDVGLPLFVGGSLIFAGIFLVNWPEKRRAVKVPVTKI from the coding sequence TTGAAAGACAAATTACTGTTCTCTTTTTTAGTCATTCTGACCACGGGTTTAATGGGTTCTTCCTTTGTAGTAGCTAAAATTGGCTTACTCTACATATCCCCCTTGTTATTAGCAGGCATCCGGTTTACGATTGCAGGTAGTATCATGATGTTGTTTGTCAGATTGTTTAAAAGAAATCACCCTCAAACTGTAACTACGTGGGGAAAAATCATCATTATCGGTGCCATTCAAACTGCTGGTGTCATGGGTGCTATTTTTCTAAGCTTGCGAACCATCACTTCCGGCGAATCGGCTATTTTAACTTTTATGAATCCTTTGCTTGTGGTATTAATCGGTACACTCGCACTGGGTATGCGTTACCGAGTCATTCAATGGTTAGGCGTGCTGGTTGGCTTTTTGGGTGTTTTTGTGACAATGGGAAGTCATTTAGATCTTCAAATCGGTACCTTATTTGGATTTTCAAGCGCTGTTTTTTGGTCAGTCGGCACACTGTTAATTAAGAAATGGGGAGGCTCCATTGATATGTGGGTCTTGACCGCTTACCAGATGTTATTCGGGGGTATTATTTTACTGGTTGGCTCCTTTTTCTTGGAAGTCTCTTACCTTGTCATCAACCCGACATCTATTTCCATTTTATTGTGGCTATCTATTCCAGCTTCAATTGTTCAATTTACTATTTGGTTTTATTTATTGCAAAAAGGAGATTCTGGAAAAGTGAGTGCTTTTCTCTTTTTAGCTCCTTTTTTTGGCATTGTATCCGGATGGTTCGTGTTAGGAGAAGATGTTGGATTGCCGCTTTTTGTTGGGGGGAGTTTGATTTTTGCAGGGATTTTTCTTGTGAACTGGCCAGAAAAGCGAAGAGCCGTGAAAGTGCCCGTTACAAAAATCTAG
- a CDS encoding phosphotransferase: protein MDITTILPQLNGDKLDWTCTALSGGTRSEVYLLTKENDKAHVLKINKAETTQAEIDFLSTYQSIPLLPDLTLVDPGFQFMVYTHIPCAIATSFNSSKNKLMQHLVSGLLNHYQPTSTHEQWGWQGATVSTWEQFLTAEVEAAKEMFAPCFKRAGLYIEAPVPTKREQANLQPIPYLLHGDCGFHNFLVSEEQLTGIIDPTPIFGWPHYDLIYAFFSSPYDLTKEIFDAAAAKLTVNTSNTKQLYEEVLIGLYQRLAICLKHHPADWLAYLEVWDYWTAIVDNH from the coding sequence ATGGATATAACAACAATTCTTCCCCAACTGAATGGAGACAAACTGGATTGGACGTGCACAGCTTTGAGTGGTGGAACAAGGAGTGAGGTTTATCTGCTTACTAAAGAAAATGACAAAGCTCATGTCCTCAAAATAAATAAAGCCGAAACAACTCAAGCAGAAATAGATTTTTTGTCTACTTATCAGTCCATTCCCTTACTACCAGATCTCACGCTTGTCGATCCCGGTTTTCAGTTCATGGTCTATACACATATTCCTTGTGCGATTGCTACATCCTTTAACAGTAGTAAAAATAAACTGATGCAACATCTGGTTTCGGGTTTACTCAATCACTATCAGCCTACTTCCACACACGAACAGTGGGGCTGGCAAGGGGCAACTGTGAGCACGTGGGAACAATTTTTAACAGCAGAAGTAGAAGCAGCAAAAGAAATGTTTGCGCCTTGTTTTAAAAGAGCGGGCCTATATATAGAAGCTCCGGTACCAACAAAGCGAGAACAAGCGAACTTGCAGCCAATTCCGTATTTGCTTCACGGTGATTGTGGATTTCATAACTTTTTAGTCAGTGAAGAACAATTAACAGGTATTATCGATCCAACCCCGATTTTCGGCTGGCCACATTATGATTTAATTTACGCTTTCTTTTCTTCACCGTATGATTTAACAAAAGAGATATTTGATGCAGCAGCTGCCAAGTTAACTGTTAACACATCTAATACGAAGCAGCTCTATGAAGAAGTACTAATAGGGTTGTATCAACGGTTAGCTATTTGTTTAAAGCATCATCCAGCTGATTGGCTAGCTTATTTGGAAGTTTGGGATTACTGGACTGCAATCGTCGATAACCATTAG